A region from the Sphingomonas flavescens genome encodes:
- the rplF gene encoding 50S ribosomal protein L6: MSRIGKKPVPMPSGVTATVEGQTLTVKGPKGTLSMQLLDDLVKYEIADGEIRVTPLTQAQRNRAAWGMTRTNVQNLVTGVTEGFTKVLEITGVGYRAQAQGKNLRLQLGYSHDVNFPVPEGVEVKTPDQNTVEISGIDRQKVGQVAAEIRRWRKPEPYKGKGIKYRGEFIFRKEGKKK, from the coding sequence ATGTCCCGCATTGGCAAAAAGCCGGTCCCGATGCCGTCAGGCGTCACGGCTACCGTCGAGGGCCAGACCCTGACCGTCAAAGGTCCGAAGGGCACGCTGTCGATGCAGCTGCTCGACGACCTCGTGAAGTATGAGATCGCCGACGGCGAGATCCGCGTTACGCCGCTCACCCAGGCCCAGCGCAACCGCGCTGCCTGGGGCATGACCCGCACCAACGTGCAGAATCTCGTCACCGGCGTGACCGAGGGCTTCACCAAGGTGCTGGAAATCACCGGCGTCGGCTACCGCGCACAGGCCCAGGGCAAGAACCTGCGCCTTCAGCTCGGTTACAGCCACGACGTGAACTTTCCGGTGCCGGAAGGCGTCGAGGTCAAGACTCCCGACCAGAACACCGTCGAGATCAGCGGCATCGACCGGCAGAAGGTCGGTCAGGTCGCGGCCGAGATCCGTCGCTGGCGCAAGCCGGAGCCGTACAAGGGCAAGGGCATCAAGTATCGCGGCGAGTTCATCTTCCGCAAAGAAGGCAAGAAGAAGTAA
- the rpsE gene encoding 30S ribosomal protein S5 — protein sequence MADENQTNEVNTAPAETAAVADATPAQAEEQQTQGRGPRGGRGRGGPGGGRDNRGGGRGRRDDRRGGRGGDDDGGEELIEKLVHINRVSKTVKGGKRFGFAALVVVGDGKGRAGFGHGKAREVPEAISKATAAAKKAMIRVPLRDGRTLHHDGLGHFGAGRVTIRTAPAGTGIIAGGPMRAIFESLGVHDVVTKSVGTSNPYNMIRATFEALKDQSSPRAVSQRRGKKVADLLGRSGVSAAEAEVQAEALAE from the coding sequence ATGGCTGACGAAAACCAGACCAACGAAGTGAACACTGCCCCCGCCGAAACGGCGGCGGTTGCCGACGCTACCCCGGCGCAGGCCGAAGAGCAGCAGACGCAGGGCCGTGGCCCGCGTGGCGGCCGCGGCCGTGGCGGACCGGGTGGCGGCCGCGACAATCGTGGCGGTGGCCGCGGACGTCGTGACGACCGCCGTGGCGGCCGTGGTGGCGACGACGACGGTGGCGAAGAGCTGATCGAAAAGCTCGTCCACATCAACCGCGTCTCCAAGACCGTGAAGGGCGGCAAGCGCTTCGGTTTCGCCGCGCTCGTCGTCGTTGGCGACGGCAAGGGCCGCGCCGGCTTCGGTCACGGCAAGGCGCGAGAAGTGCCGGAAGCGATCAGCAAGGCGACGGCCGCAGCCAAGAAGGCGATGATCCGCGTTCCGCTGCGCGATGGCCGCACGCTGCACCATGACGGCCTCGGCCACTTCGGTGCCGGCCGCGTGACGATCCGTACGGCTCCGGCAGGAACCGGCATCATCGCGGGTGGCCCGATGCGCGCCATCTTCGAGAGCTTGGGTGTCCACGACGTCGTCACCAAGTCGGTCGGGACGTCCAATCCGTACAACATGATCCGTGCGACCTTCGAGGCGCTCAAGGATCAGTCGAGCCCGCGCGCTGTTTCGCAGCGCCGCGGCAAAAAGGTCGCTGACCTGCTCGGCCGCAGCGGCGTCAGCGCCGCCGAGGCCGAAGTCCAGGCCGAAGCGCTCGCGGAGTAA
- the rplR gene encoding 50S ribosomal protein L18, protein MANLSLFDRRRRRVRTALRARSSGKARLSVHRSGRHIYAQIIDDAAGKTLASASTLDKDVKGKTGATKDSAIAVGKAIAERAKKAGVSTVVFDRGGFLFHGRVKALADAAREGGLEF, encoded by the coding sequence ATGGCGAACCTTTCTCTATTCGACCGCCGTCGTCGCCGGGTGCGCACTGCGCTCCGCGCGCGTTCCTCGGGCAAGGCGCGGCTTTCGGTGCACCGTTCCGGCCGCCACATCTACGCCCAGATCATCGACGACGCGGCGGGCAAGACGCTCGCTTCGGCTTCGACCCTGGACAAGGACGTTAAGGGCAAGACCGGCGCGACCAAGGACAGCGCCATTGCCGTCGGCAAGGCGATCGCCGAGCGCGCCAAGAAGGCCGGCGTGTCGACCGTCGTGTTCGACCGTGGCGGCTTCCTCTTCCATGGCCGCGTGAAGGCCCTCGCCGACGCTGCCCGCGAAGGCGGACTGGAGTTTTAA
- the rpmD gene encoding 50S ribosomal protein L30, translating into MAKIKITQTGSPIRRDKTQRATLVGLGLNKLHRTVEVEGTPEVLGQIRKVHHLLSVEEAA; encoded by the coding sequence ATGGCGAAGATCAAGATCACCCAGACCGGATCGCCGATCCGCCGCGACAAGACGCAGCGGGCGACGCTCGTCGGTCTCGGCCTGAACAAGCTGCACCGGACCGTGGAAGTGGAGGGCACGCCTGAAGTGCTCGGTCAGATCCGCAAGGTGCATCACCTGCTG